A portion of the Vibrio coralliirubri genome contains these proteins:
- the nrfB gene encoding cytochrome c nitrite reductase pentaheme subunit, whose translation MGNIKLAIVIMLKSLLAFCLYGYSIHAVAEPAVTPVGESTRHEVELIRDKDYKCVQCHKDSKETVLGSHGESAHALLGREVNCTDCHSSISPDHREGAPKVVKYREAQSQPGTDKVYLDPSLILDANSQCIDCHKPDDLREASWTHDVHAQNLTCSNCHDVHATEAKVLGLDKKQTIKLCVDCHSDFNQKKEGE comes from the coding sequence TGCTTAAATCCCTTCTAGCATTCTGCCTCTATGGTTATTCCATTCATGCTGTTGCTGAGCCTGCTGTTACGCCAGTAGGGGAATCAACAAGACATGAAGTCGAATTAATCCGTGACAAAGACTACAAGTGTGTTCAGTGCCATAAAGATTCAAAAGAAACGGTATTGGGTTCACATGGTGAAAGTGCACACGCTTTGCTTGGCCGTGAAGTAAATTGTACCGACTGTCATAGTTCTATTAGCCCCGACCACCGCGAAGGCGCGCCTAAAGTGGTGAAGTATCGTGAGGCTCAATCACAACCAGGGACCGACAAGGTTTACCTAGATCCTAGCTTAATTTTAGATGCCAATAGTCAATGTATAGATTGTCACAAGCCTGATGATCTGCGCGAAGCGAGCTGGACCCACGATGTTCACGCGCAAAACTTAACGTGTTCAAACTGCCATGATGTTCATGCGACGGAAGCAAAGGTGTTGGGCTTAGATAAGAAGCAAACCATCAAGCTGTGTGTGGATTGCCATTCAGACTTCAACCAGAAGAAAGAAGGGGAGTAA
- the nrfC gene encoding cytochrome c nitrite reductase Fe-S protein, whose amino-acid sequence MSCSRRNFLAGAGAVIFTTGVAGTAAVTSRKTLANVQEDGAKRYGMIHDETACIGCTACTEACREVNKVPEGVSRLEIIKSEPQGEYPNVDYRFTRNSCLHCDNAPCVMVCPTGAAYKDEKTGIVDVHQEKCVGCGYCLLACPYQVRFFHPENKSADKCNFCRDTNLAQGKLPACVESCPTNALVFGDLNDPKSEINQVLKSEVVYRDKAYLGTQPKLYKVPHQKGEI is encoded by the coding sequence ATGAGCTGCTCAAGAAGAAACTTTTTAGCTGGCGCAGGTGCCGTTATTTTTACCACAGGTGTTGCGGGAACGGCGGCGGTGACAAGTCGTAAAACCTTGGCCAATGTTCAAGAGGATGGGGCTAAGCGTTATGGAATGATTCATGACGAGACCGCGTGTATTGGTTGTACCGCTTGTACAGAAGCTTGTCGTGAAGTGAACAAAGTGCCTGAAGGCGTATCGCGCTTAGAGATTATTAAGAGCGAACCCCAAGGCGAATATCCAAATGTTGATTACCGTTTTACTCGTAACTCTTGCCTACATTGTGATAACGCGCCCTGCGTGATGGTTTGCCCAACAGGGGCGGCCTACAAAGATGAAAAAACCGGCATTGTCGATGTTCATCAAGAGAAGTGTGTCGGTTGTGGTTATTGCTTATTAGCTTGCCCATATCAAGTGCGCTTTTTCCATCCAGAGAACAAATCCGCAGATAAATGTAACTTCTGCCGTGATACCAATCTTGCACAAGGGAAGTTACCGGCTTGTGTCGAATCTTGCCCGACCAATGCGCTAGTATTTGGTGACCTCAATGACCCTAAGAGTGAGATAAATCAGGTGCTTAAATCTGAGGTGGTTTACCGAGATAAAGCTTACCTCGGTACTCAGCCAAAACTCTATAAAGTGCCACACCAAAAAGGGGAGATCTGA
- the nrfD gene encoding cytochrome c nitrite reductase subunit NrfD — protein MSAWDTAFQSGTVVWDWIIAIYLFLAGMSAGAVMISIYLKRKVIEGDPAHNGVLKATAFLAPFGIISGLLILVFHLTKPLSFWKIMIFYNPTSVMSMGVILFQVYMVILFLWIGIIFRDQIVVFLNDQAWLKGRLDFVGNWIGKLEVFENALEIFLAVLALMLAAYTGFLLSALNTFPLLNNPVLPILFLFSSLSSGAAACILFGVLVFKESPHSPSISWIHGFERPVVMFELFVLITFFTGLIFAGGQSEQAVWNAIGSGFWASWFWYGVIGVGMVLPLLLNAVTPTSIRHSSVYIFSVTSLSLMGVLMLRTFVLYAGQLTIA, from the coding sequence ATGAGTGCATGGGACACAGCTTTTCAGTCTGGTACCGTGGTATGGGACTGGATTATAGCTATCTATCTATTTCTCGCGGGGATGTCGGCGGGTGCCGTAATGATCTCCATTTATCTAAAACGTAAGGTCATTGAAGGCGATCCTGCTCATAATGGTGTGTTAAAGGCGACCGCTTTTCTTGCGCCATTTGGGATCATTTCAGGTCTCTTGATCTTGGTTTTCCACCTGACAAAACCGTTATCATTTTGGAAGATCATGATCTTCTATAATCCAACGTCTGTGATGTCGATGGGTGTGATCTTATTCCAAGTGTATATGGTGATCTTATTTCTTTGGATCGGCATTATATTTAGAGATCAAATCGTCGTGTTCTTGAATGATCAAGCATGGCTAAAAGGGCGACTTGATTTTGTCGGTAATTGGATTGGCAAATTAGAAGTGTTTGAGAATGCTTTGGAAATATTCTTAGCTGTTCTTGCTCTAATGCTTGCCGCTTATACCGGATTCTTGTTGTCGGCTTTAAATACCTTCCCACTATTGAATAACCCCGTGCTGCCGATTTTGTTCTTATTCTCGAGCTTATCTTCGGGAGCGGCGGCGTGTATTTTATTTGGTGTGTTGGTCTTTAAAGAATCACCTCATAGCCCGAGCATTTCATGGATCCACGGGTTCGAACGTCCGGTCGTGATGTTTGAGCTGTTTGTTCTGATTACTTTCTTTACTGGGCTTATCTTCGCGGGTGGTCAAAGTGAGCAAGCCGTATGGAACGCCATCGGCAGTGGTTTCTGGGCGAGTTGGTTCTGGTATGGCGTTATCGGTGTTGGAATGGTTTTACCGTTGTTGCTGAATGCCGTTACACCAACCTCAATCCGCCATAGTTCGGTATATATTTTCTCGGTGACTTCACTAAGCCTAATGGGCGTATTAATGCTGCGAACTTTTGTCCTTTACGCAGGGCAGTTAACGATAGCTTAA
- a CDS encoding heme lyase CcmF/NrfE family subunit → MVGSLGLFSLVLVAVLSSIIGVHSFYQMLNKRTQNLGLIRSFSLSSALFSLTSVALLGYAFVSNDFSILYVAEHSNTQLPSFFKLAAVWAGHEGSLLFWVLTISVWSGVIALQKHYSNEYQSRVLWVMNLLLAIFAWFTLFASNPFEMNSTLPLEGRDLNPMLQDVGLIFHPPLLYLGYVGFSVVLAFAVAALLIDPIEFDWVAHCRSWCLVAWIFLTAGIILGSWWAYYELGWGGWWFWDPVENASLLPWLTSTALLHSLGVAKGKQQLLKWSLSLAFITFCLSILGTFIVRSGVLTSVHAFAVDPTKGIALLLILVLVLVSSFSLLIVRGESFESNPITSFASKSFLSLVAVLIFVLATAVVVFGTFYPMVFELLGLGNISVGAPYFNLLIAPLALLALAVVGLAPLLSIKPQASKGVITLIALVSIGLGFACYALQVEKIQVMALMTWSLAFWVLLTHVYGLVVTRSSKFQRKVWVMTFAHVGVSVLAVGAAMNSYHSFERSYKLSPGVEVEFMDWTLSHRDTELYVASNFTAEKAILNLESGEQRFSISPERRHYQVRVMNMSEPAMKWFWHGDVYITMGEKVDSTAYAFRVQYKAYARWIWFGGLFSIIGALLSLTHRKKKIVKASQYAYQRS, encoded by the coding sequence ATGGTCGGTTCTTTGGGGCTGTTTAGTTTGGTGTTGGTTGCTGTACTCAGCAGCATTATTGGTGTGCATTCGTTTTACCAAATGCTAAATAAACGGACGCAAAATCTAGGTTTAATCCGCAGTTTCTCTCTTTCAAGCGCGCTGTTTTCTCTCACTTCTGTCGCGTTGCTTGGCTATGCCTTTGTCAGTAATGACTTCTCTATCTTATACGTCGCTGAGCATTCAAATACTCAATTACCCTCATTTTTTAAGCTCGCAGCCGTATGGGCAGGTCATGAAGGTTCCTTGTTATTTTGGGTACTGACGATCAGCGTCTGGTCTGGTGTTATCGCCTTACAAAAACACTATTCGAACGAATACCAAAGCCGTGTGTTGTGGGTAATGAATCTACTGCTCGCGATATTTGCTTGGTTCACCTTATTCGCATCAAATCCATTTGAAATGAACTCGACATTGCCGCTAGAAGGGCGTGACCTTAACCCAATGCTGCAAGATGTCGGGCTGATTTTTCACCCTCCATTGCTTTACCTTGGCTATGTCGGATTTTCTGTGGTGTTGGCATTTGCCGTTGCCGCTTTGCTGATTGATCCTATTGAGTTTGACTGGGTTGCCCATTGTCGAAGTTGGTGTCTAGTCGCTTGGATCTTTTTAACCGCAGGGATCATTCTTGGCTCTTGGTGGGCGTATTACGAATTAGGTTGGGGCGGCTGGTGGTTCTGGGATCCGGTTGAGAATGCCAGCTTGTTGCCGTGGCTTACTTCGACCGCTTTACTGCACAGTCTAGGCGTTGCTAAGGGCAAACAACAGTTACTGAAATGGTCTCTCAGTCTCGCTTTCATTACGTTTTGTTTGAGTATCTTAGGCACCTTTATTGTTCGTTCTGGTGTACTCACATCGGTACACGCTTTTGCCGTCGACCCAACCAAAGGTATCGCACTGCTTCTTATATTAGTTCTGGTACTGGTGAGTTCATTTTCTCTGCTCATCGTCAGAGGAGAGTCTTTTGAATCTAATCCGATTACTAGCTTCGCCAGCAAAAGCTTTTTGAGCTTAGTTGCGGTGCTTATTTTTGTTCTGGCGACTGCTGTCGTGGTGTTCGGCACGTTTTATCCTATGGTCTTTGAGTTGCTTGGACTAGGAAACATCTCGGTCGGTGCGCCTTACTTTAATCTCTTGATTGCACCTTTGGCTTTGCTTGCGTTGGCTGTCGTCGGCCTTGCCCCATTGCTGAGTATTAAGCCTCAAGCATCGAAAGGCGTTATTACGTTGATCGCTCTAGTATCTATTGGTCTCGGGTTTGCCTGTTACGCTTTGCAAGTAGAGAAGATTCAAGTGATGGCACTAATGACATGGTCACTCGCATTTTGGGTTTTACTCACTCATGTGTATGGCTTGGTGGTAACACGCAGTTCCAAGTTCCAACGCAAAGTCTGGGTGATGACCTTTGCTCATGTTGGGGTTTCGGTGTTAGCGGTCGGTGCTGCCATGAATAGCTACCACTCGTTTGAGCGCAGCTATAAGTTAAGCCCAGGCGTAGAAGTCGAATTCATGGATTGGACGCTTTCTCATCGTGATACTGAGCTGTATGTCGCTTCAAACTTTACCGCAGAGAAGGCGATACTCAACCTAGAGTCTGGCGAGCAGCGCTTCTCTATTTCGCCGGAAAGAAGACATTACCAAGTTCGAGTCATGAACATGAGTGAACCCGCAATGAAGTGGTTCTGGCATGGTGATGTTTATATCACCATGGGCGAGAAAGTCGATTCCACCGCTTACGCATTTCGTGTTCAGTATAAGGCGTATGCGCGCTGGATCTGGTTTGGTGGGCTGTTCTCCATTATCGGCGCTTTACTCTCATTGACTCATCGTAAAAAGAAAATCGTTAAGGCGTCTCAGTATGCATATCAGCGTTCGTAA
- a CDS encoding DsbE family thiol:disulfide interchange protein, with product MHISVRNKLISLIALALIVVLGFVFALDNKQQSTIVSEQQRAFPEFTSSALVNSEGVSGQQKITLADVTQHPYQLVNVWASWCGICKTEHSFLLQLHDKGIPIVGLNYRDNSGAAINVLSNDGNPYSTVISDPQGKLALELGVIGTPETYLVDADGQIIKKLLGVINEMVWKDELAMYFDGVNG from the coding sequence ATGCATATCAGCGTTCGTAACAAGCTAATTAGTCTAATTGCCTTAGCATTGATTGTGGTGCTGGGGTTTGTCTTTGCGCTTGATAATAAGCAGCAGTCGACCATTGTGTCTGAACAACAAAGGGCATTTCCAGAATTTACATCGAGTGCGTTAGTAAATAGTGAAGGCGTCAGTGGTCAGCAGAAAATTACGCTCGCTGATGTCACGCAGCACCCTTATCAACTGGTTAATGTGTGGGCTTCTTGGTGCGGGATATGTAAAACCGAACATTCATTTTTGCTTCAACTTCACGATAAAGGCATTCCAATCGTCGGGCTTAATTATCGAGATAACTCCGGGGCTGCGATTAACGTGTTATCGAACGACGGCAACCCGTACTCAACCGTGATCAGTGACCCTCAAGGCAAGTTAGCGTTGGAGTTGGGCGTAATTGGCACGCCTGAAACGTATTTGGTCGATGCTGACGGCCAGATCATTAAGAAGCTATTGGGCGTGATTAATGAAATGGTATGGAAAGATGAGCTTGCGATGTATTTTGATGGTGTGAATGGATGA
- the nrfF gene encoding heme lyase NrfEFG subunit NrfF, which translates to MMKSLIQTLFMLSALLVISLPTMAEDLFTASNKETSIQVELFEFENPEQQQRAISLAKTLRCPQCQNQNLIESNSPIAKDLRLVVFNMVKAEKSNSEITQYMTERFGEFVLYKPAMKVSNLLLWLLPSLLFLLFIYLSVKSVRKSS; encoded by the coding sequence ATGATGAAGTCTCTAATACAAACGTTGTTTATGCTGTCAGCTCTTTTAGTGATTAGCCTTCCGACTATGGCCGAAGATCTTTTTACTGCCAGTAATAAAGAGACGAGTATTCAAGTTGAACTGTTTGAGTTTGAAAACCCAGAGCAACAGCAACGCGCTATTAGCTTGGCGAAAACGTTACGCTGCCCACAATGTCAAAACCAAAATCTGATTGAATCCAATTCACCGATAGCAAAAGACTTACGTCTTGTTGTGTTCAATATGGTGAAAGCAGAGAAGAGTAATAGTGAAATTACTCAATATATGACGGAAAGATTTGGTGAATTTGTACTTTATAAACCGGCAATGAAGGTTTCAAATCTATTACTTTGGTTGCTACCGAGCCTATTATTTCTCTTATTTATATATTTATCAGTAAAAAGTGTTAGGAAGAGCTCATAA
- a CDS encoding GTP cyclohydrolase II: protein MAEVRARIDFKVGVTSSIDAELLSFHGLKTDKEHVAVIFKSADKTQDIPLVRMHSECLTGDVFHSSRCDCGEQLDETIRIMGETGGVILYLRQEGRGIGLYNKIDAYRLQSEGMNTYEANNHLGFGDDLRDFTEAAEMLRALGTTKIRLVTNNPKKINELKSFGIEIEEVVNTSAHIKSGNESYLKAKVSHGKHNLDI from the coding sequence ATGGCGGAAGTACGTGCCAGAATAGATTTCAAAGTAGGGGTAACAAGCAGTATTGATGCTGAACTTCTGTCTTTTCATGGATTGAAAACAGATAAAGAGCATGTTGCTGTGATATTTAAATCAGCAGATAAAACGCAAGACATACCTCTTGTTCGTATGCACTCTGAGTGTCTTACTGGTGATGTTTTCCATTCTTCTCGATGTGACTGTGGCGAACAGCTAGACGAAACCATTAGAATTATGGGTGAGACGGGTGGCGTGATCCTTTATCTTCGTCAAGAAGGTCGTGGTATTGGTTTGTACAACAAAATTGATGCGTACCGTCTGCAAAGCGAAGGCATGAACACCTATGAAGCCAACAACCACCTAGGTTTTGGCGATGACCTACGCGATTTTACTGAAGCTGCTGAAATGCTACGCGCTTTAGGGACTACAAAAATCCGCTTAGTCACCAACAACCCTAAGAAGATCAATGAGCTAAAATCCTTTGGTATTGAGATTGAAGAAGTGGTGAATACCTCTGCTCATATCAAGTCGGGTAATGAAAGCTATCTGAAGGCGAAAGTCTCACACGGTAAGCATAACCTGGATATCTGA
- a CDS encoding imelysin family protein, with protein MTIKSLVTKAVTSSLIFASASSFAAVTQDQVVEHYADIAHAVFADSVITAKALNSSIDTFLASPSASNFEQVKQAWLESRVPYQQSEVFRFGNAVVDDWEGQLNAWPLDEGLIDYVSTDYQYELGNEGASANIVANKTFQIGQTTVDATNITPELIADLNEIGGSEANVASGYHAIEFLLWGQDLNGTNSGAGERAYTDFVVGDECTNGNCDRRGAYLKASAELLIQDLEWMEKQWAEGEKGNYRQELLSESSENGLRKMLFGMGSLSLGELAGERMKVALEANSTEDEHDCFSDNTHNSHYYNEQGIYNVYTGLYKREDGTLLSGPSLFDLVEQKDEQAAKEIQKQFDLARAQVGELVTSAEKNNQHFDQLIAADNAAGNALVNKTIVALVSQTAAIERAAGVIGIDSLNPDTADHEF; from the coding sequence ATGACCATTAAATCTTTAGTGACAAAAGCCGTAACTTCGTCACTCATTTTTGCCTCTGCTTCTTCTTTCGCAGCAGTAACTCAAGATCAAGTTGTAGAACATTACGCAGATATTGCGCATGCAGTGTTTGCAGATTCAGTAATTACAGCAAAAGCGTTGAACTCTTCTATTGATACCTTCTTAGCTTCTCCTTCTGCTAGCAACTTCGAACAAGTAAAACAAGCTTGGCTTGAGTCTCGCGTACCATACCAACAGTCAGAAGTATTCCGCTTCGGCAACGCTGTTGTTGATGATTGGGAAGGCCAACTGAACGCATGGCCACTAGATGAAGGCCTGATTGATTACGTTTCGACTGATTACCAATATGAACTTGGTAACGAAGGCGCTAGCGCAAACATCGTGGCTAACAAGACTTTCCAAATTGGTCAGACTACCGTTGATGCAACCAACATTACTCCAGAGTTAATCGCAGACTTGAACGAGATCGGCGGTTCTGAAGCGAACGTAGCGTCTGGCTACCACGCGATTGAATTCCTACTTTGGGGCCAGGATTTAAACGGCACAAACAGCGGTGCAGGTGAGCGTGCTTACACTGATTTCGTTGTTGGCGATGAGTGTACTAACGGTAACTGTGACCGTCGTGGCGCATACCTAAAAGCATCTGCTGAGCTACTTATTCAAGACCTAGAGTGGATGGAAAAGCAGTGGGCTGAAGGTGAGAAAGGCAACTACCGCCAAGAGCTTCTTTCTGAATCAAGTGAAAATGGTCTTCGTAAAATGCTATTCGGCATGGGTTCACTGTCTCTAGGTGAGCTAGCGGGTGAGCGTATGAAGGTTGCACTAGAAGCAAACTCTACTGAAGACGAGCACGATTGTTTCTCTGATAACACGCACAACTCTCACTACTACAACGAGCAAGGCATCTACAACGTTTACACGGGTCTATACAAGCGTGAAGATGGTACTCTGCTTTCAGGTCCAAGCCTGTTCGACCTAGTAGAGCAAAAAGATGAGCAAGCTGCGAAAGAGATTCAAAAGCAGTTTGACTTAGCGCGTGCACAAGTAGGCGAACTAGTAACGTCTGCAGAGAAAAACAACCAGCACTTCGATCAGCTAATCGCTGCTGACAATGCTGCGGGTAACGCGCTAGTTAATAAAACAATTGTTGCGCTAGTATCTCAAACAGCGGCTATTGAGCGTGCTGCGGGTGTGATTGGCATTGATAGCCTAAACCCAGACACAGCGGATCACGAGTTCTAA
- a CDS encoding di-heme oxidoredictase family protein — MKSYLSASLLTALFFLSPLHAHETYSGGKTTVKKEGANAFSLPAANLPMSKRLDFSVGNSFFRNPWVPAPSSTDARDGLGPLFNTNGCQNCHIKDGRGHAPEKGDENAVSMLVRLSIPAETPEQRQAFIRDGGIPEPTYGGQLQDFALQGVKPEGKVNISYTDVPVEFKDGTVVTLRKPTLKITDLAFGEMHPKTEFSARVAPPMIGLGLLESIPKETILGFAEQQLADKQGVSGKANYVLDVQTNEMALGRFGWKAGQPNLMQQNAAAFNGDLGLTSSLFPNENCTSAQSTCDDFPNGGEPEVSDNILDFVEFYSQHLAVPIRRNVDNPTVVQGKKLFKEIGCQSCHQAEIRTAEREGLPALSKQLISPYTDMLLHDMGEGLADNRPEYLANGQEWRTTPLWGLGYTKEVNGHTFLLHDGRARNVMEAVLWHGGEAEMAKQKVLALSSSEREALLAFLDSL; from the coding sequence ATGAAGTCGTATCTCTCAGCCTCACTATTAACCGCACTGTTTTTCTTATCTCCGCTACACGCCCATGAAACCTACTCTGGTGGCAAAACGACCGTGAAGAAAGAGGGAGCGAACGCTTTTTCTCTTCCTGCTGCTAACCTACCCATGAGTAAACGCTTAGATTTCAGCGTAGGTAACAGCTTTTTTAGAAACCCTTGGGTACCCGCACCTTCATCAACCGATGCTCGTGATGGTCTTGGCCCACTGTTTAACACCAACGGCTGCCAAAACTGTCATATCAAAGATGGCCGAGGTCACGCGCCAGAAAAAGGCGATGAGAATGCGGTTTCAATGTTGGTTCGCTTAAGCATTCCAGCGGAAACGCCAGAACAGAGGCAAGCCTTCATTCGAGATGGTGGTATTCCTGAGCCGACGTACGGCGGCCAGCTACAAGATTTTGCACTTCAAGGGGTAAAACCAGAGGGCAAAGTGAACATTAGCTACACGGATGTTCCTGTTGAATTCAAAGACGGCACAGTCGTTACTCTGCGTAAACCCACTTTAAAGATCACCGATCTTGCTTTCGGTGAAATGCACCCTAAAACAGAATTCTCAGCTCGAGTCGCGCCGCCAATGATTGGCCTTGGTCTGCTTGAGAGTATTCCAAAAGAAACGATTCTAGGATTTGCAGAGCAGCAATTGGCTGACAAGCAAGGTGTGTCGGGTAAAGCTAACTATGTTCTTGATGTTCAAACCAATGAAATGGCGCTAGGTCGTTTTGGTTGGAAAGCCGGGCAGCCAAACTTAATGCAGCAAAACGCGGCGGCATTTAACGGTGACTTAGGCCTGACAAGCAGCTTATTCCCGAATGAAAACTGCACATCAGCGCAATCAACTTGTGATGATTTTCCAAATGGTGGCGAGCCTGAAGTCAGCGACAACATCTTAGATTTTGTTGAGTTTTATTCGCAGCATCTCGCGGTACCTATTCGTCGTAATGTCGATAACCCAACGGTTGTTCAAGGTAAAAAGCTGTTCAAAGAGATTGGTTGTCAAAGCTGTCACCAAGCTGAAATTCGCACAGCAGAGCGTGAAGGTCTGCCTGCTCTTTCGAAACAGTTGATTAGCCCATACACCGATATGCTTTTGCATGATATGGGTGAAGGTTTAGCCGACAATCGCCCAGAATATCTTGCCAACGGCCAAGAGTGGCGTACCACACCACTTTGGGGATTAGGTTATACCAAAGAAGTGAATGGTCATACGTTCTTACTTCATGACGGTCGCGCAAGAAACGTTATGGAAGCAGTACTTTGGCATGGTGGCGAAGCTGAAATGGCAAAACAAAAAGTATTAGCTTTGAGTAGCAGTGAACGCGAAGCACTACTAGCGTTTTTGGACTCATTATAG
- a CDS encoding imelysin family protein yields the protein MARKFLLMPLSVLVIAGCQSSGEQAAPSEVNGVSYQADTTNHISRSVYQQEFDSAVLFAKQANELEVLMQGYCQTNDVELDTLKNQWQLTMNSWMALQGQERGPTAALEESWNVQFWPDKKNTTGLKMRQLTQQDKAWSQDEIAQQSVTVQGLGALEWSLYDEQSPLLQDKASGCLSSQAIAQNLAMKSASIAEAWQVNPWLALDEMRWESEYIALLTNQLDYSMKKLSRPMAKIGHPRPYFSESWRAQTSMTQLKANVAALEKLYLADGNGLDGLLREKGLNDLADRVAAQFTLTLDTWPTDSSLFELLQSKEGYRDVLTQYNKLERLKYLIHEEVAIELGVVIGFNATDGD from the coding sequence ATGGCACGTAAATTTTTGTTAATGCCTTTATCGGTATTAGTCATAGCAGGCTGTCAATCATCGGGTGAGCAAGCCGCTCCATCTGAGGTTAACGGTGTCTCTTATCAAGCAGACACAACCAATCATATTAGTCGCAGTGTTTATCAGCAGGAGTTTGATTCTGCCGTCCTATTCGCCAAGCAAGCCAACGAGCTGGAAGTCTTGATGCAAGGGTACTGCCAAACTAATGATGTTGAGTTAGATACTTTGAAAAATCAGTGGCAGCTCACTATGAACAGTTGGATGGCACTGCAAGGACAAGAGAGAGGCCCAACAGCGGCATTAGAAGAGAGCTGGAATGTTCAATTCTGGCCAGACAAAAAGAACACTACCGGCCTAAAAATGCGTCAGCTGACTCAGCAAGATAAAGCTTGGTCTCAAGATGAAATTGCTCAACAGAGTGTGACGGTTCAAGGACTAGGTGCGCTCGAGTGGTCTCTGTACGACGAGCAATCTCCACTACTGCAAGATAAAGCGTCTGGCTGTCTATCTTCACAAGCTATTGCACAAAACTTGGCGATGAAATCGGCCTCTATTGCTGAGGCTTGGCAGGTTAACCCTTGGTTAGCGTTAGACGAGATGCGTTGGGAATCTGAATACATCGCTTTACTGACTAACCAACTTGATTACAGCATGAAAAAGCTGAGTCGCCCAATGGCTAAAATTGGTCATCCACGCCCATATTTCTCGGAATCTTGGCGCGCTCAAACCTCAATGACTCAGTTGAAAGCGAACGTAGCGGCGCTAGAGAAATTGTACTTAGCTGATGGTAATGGTCTTGATGGTTTATTGAGAGAAAAGGGCTTAAATGACCTTGCCGATCGTGTTGCAGCCCAGTTCACTCTAACCTTAGATACTTGGCCTACAGACTCAAGCTTGTTTGAGTTACTGCAGAGTAAAGAAGGCTACCGAGATGTGCTGACTCAATACAACAAACTAGAACGTTTGAAGTACCTGATTCATGAAGAAGTAGCGATAGAGCTTGGCGTGGTAATAGGATTTAATGCTACCGATGGTGACTGA
- a CDS encoding DUF1513 domain-containing protein, with protein MVTDNTRRSLLKAALGCAAVPLLPFGCATRKDEASASNDPQLIGCALNGRGQYSAVVADEFGMPMSQLPIPDRGHGVAICPTSSHAVVFARRPGDYFMVFDYKSGQQIKMTVKGNNRHFYGHGVYSLDGKLLYATEGKTDTSQGVIGVYDVAQGYRKVEEFTGFGIGPHEVIIMPDGNLAIGVGGVHTDGRTPKNLDSMLPSLSYVSPEGVLLDQVELLDKKLSIRHLAHDGAETVLCGQQYRGEPDEYPSLLAMHTKGGQFESLNAEPEQWARFNHYIASIAASDDWIIATSPRGNCYGIWSKESKELVELSALSDASGAVLLDGEFRLSSGAGSVVSQRKPYEKSTLQSSVQWDNHWSSI; from the coding sequence ATGGTGACTGATAATACGCGAAGATCGCTACTCAAGGCTGCACTAGGTTGTGCAGCTGTTCCATTGCTTCCGTTTGGCTGTGCGACTCGAAAGGATGAGGCGAGTGCGTCGAACGATCCCCAACTGATTGGTTGTGCGCTGAATGGGCGAGGTCAATATTCAGCGGTTGTGGCTGACGAATTTGGAATGCCAATGAGTCAACTACCAATCCCAGATCGTGGACATGGCGTTGCTATTTGCCCAACCTCATCGCATGCGGTGGTTTTTGCTCGTCGTCCTGGTGACTATTTTATGGTGTTTGACTATAAAAGTGGTCAGCAGATCAAAATGACAGTGAAAGGTAACAACCGCCACTTCTATGGTCATGGCGTTTACTCATTGGATGGTAAGTTACTGTATGCCACTGAAGGTAAAACGGACACCAGCCAAGGCGTGATTGGCGTTTACGATGTCGCGCAAGGCTATCGTAAGGTCGAAGAGTTCACTGGTTTCGGTATCGGCCCACATGAAGTGATCATCATGCCTGATGGTAATCTCGCGATTGGTGTTGGTGGCGTTCATACTGATGGCAGAACACCGAAAAACCTCGATTCAATGCTGCCTAGTTTGAGTTATGTTTCTCCTGAAGGCGTGTTACTTGATCAGGTTGAACTGCTAGACAAGAAGCTGAGTATTCGACACTTAGCCCATGATGGTGCTGAAACTGTGCTTTGTGGTCAGCAATATCGTGGTGAGCCAGACGAGTATCCTTCGCTTTTGGCGATGCATACCAAAGGTGGGCAGTTTGAATCACTGAACGCAGAGCCTGAGCAATGGGCAAGATTCAATCACTACATCGCAAGTATTGCGGCGTCAGATGATTGGATTATCGCGACCTCGCCAAGAGGGAATTGCTACGGTATTTGGTCTAAAGAGAGCAAAGAATTAGTCGAGCTGTCTGCACTGTCGGATGCCTCTGGTGCTGTGTTACTTGATGGAGAGTTTCGACTCAGCTCTGGGGCGGGCAGTGTGGTTAGCCAGCGCAAGCCTTATGAGAAATCAACTCTGCAATCATCGGTCCAGTGGGATAACCATTGGAGTTCTATCTGA